A genomic region of Friedmanniella luteola contains the following coding sequences:
- the thrS gene encoding threonine--tRNA ligase has protein sequence MSSLSITLVRDDAREQRDVETTTTGLDLFGTDRAVVAVRVGGELRDLDRPFADGDVVEPVLVDSPDGLAILRHSAAHVAAQAVQARHPDAKLGIGPPIVDGFYYDFDVAEPFTPEDLRDLEKAMQRIVKERQRFRRREVSDEEARAELADEPYKLELIADKGSAAPEATGPDGPDGGGDAASVEVGAGQLTIYDNLRRDDSVAWKDLCRGPHVPHTGYLTAFALTRNSAAYWRGDQANQQLQRLYGTAWPSREALKAYQTRLEEAAKRDHRKLGVELDLYSFPDELGSGLPVFHPRGGVLKREMEDYVRRRHIEEGFSYVGTPHISKEGLFHTSGHLPYYAEGMFPPMEVEGGNYYLKAMNCPMHNLIYRSRGRSYRELPLRLFEFGNVYRYEKSGVVHGLTRVRGMTQDDSHSYVTPEQAPGEIQHLLDFVLGLLRDFGLSDYYLELSTRDDSDKFIGSDAEWAVATQVLEDVATRSGIELVPDPGGAAYYGPKISVQIRDAIGRSWQMSTIQYDFNQPARFGLEYQASDGTRQQPVMIHSAKFGSIERFIGVLVEHYAGAFPPWLAPLQVVGIPVADEFADYLEEVFAGLRKAGVRAEVDHSDDRMQKKIRTAQKAKVPYQLIAGGEDRDAGAVSFRYRDGTQKNGVPVAEAVAEITDAIARRTQV, from the coding sequence GTGTCGAGCCTGTCGATCACCCTGGTCCGCGACGACGCCCGTGAGCAGCGTGACGTCGAGACCACGACGACCGGCCTCGACCTGTTCGGCACCGACCGGGCCGTCGTCGCCGTCCGCGTGGGCGGCGAGCTGCGCGACCTCGACCGGCCCTTCGCCGACGGCGACGTCGTCGAGCCCGTGCTGGTCGACAGCCCCGACGGGCTCGCGATCCTGCGGCACTCCGCGGCCCACGTCGCCGCGCAGGCCGTCCAGGCCCGGCACCCCGACGCGAAGCTGGGCATCGGCCCGCCCATCGTCGACGGCTTCTACTACGACTTCGACGTGGCCGAGCCGTTCACCCCGGAGGACCTGCGCGACCTGGAGAAGGCGATGCAGCGCATCGTCAAGGAGCGCCAGCGCTTCCGCCGCCGGGAGGTCAGCGACGAGGAGGCCCGGGCCGAGCTGGCCGACGAGCCGTACAAGCTGGAGCTGATCGCCGACAAGGGCTCCGCGGCACCCGAGGCGACCGGTCCCGACGGGCCCGACGGCGGCGGGGACGCGGCCAGCGTCGAGGTCGGCGCCGGCCAGCTGACGATCTACGACAACCTGCGGCGCGACGACTCCGTCGCCTGGAAGGACCTGTGCCGCGGCCCGCACGTGCCGCACACGGGCTACCTCACCGCGTTCGCGCTCACCCGCAACTCCGCCGCCTACTGGCGCGGCGACCAGGCCAACCAGCAGCTGCAGCGGCTCTACGGCACCGCCTGGCCGAGTCGCGAGGCGCTCAAGGCCTACCAGACGCGACTGGAGGAGGCGGCCAAGCGCGACCACCGCAAGCTGGGCGTCGAGCTGGACCTGTACTCCTTCCCCGACGAGCTGGGCTCCGGCCTGCCCGTGTTCCACCCCAGGGGCGGGGTGCTGAAGCGCGAGATGGAGGACTACGTCCGCCGCCGCCACATCGAGGAGGGCTTCTCCTACGTCGGCACGCCCCACATCTCCAAGGAGGGGCTCTTCCACACCTCCGGGCACCTGCCGTACTACGCCGAGGGCATGTTCCCGCCGATGGAGGTCGAGGGCGGGAACTACTACCTCAAGGCCATGAACTGCCCGATGCACAACCTGATCTACCGCTCGCGCGGGCGGTCCTACCGCGAGCTGCCGCTGCGGCTGTTCGAGTTCGGCAACGTCTACCGCTACGAGAAGTCGGGCGTCGTGCACGGCCTGACCCGCGTCCGCGGCATGACGCAGGACGACTCCCACTCCTACGTCACCCCCGAGCAGGCGCCGGGGGAGATCCAGCACCTGCTGGACTTCGTGCTGGGGCTGCTGCGCGACTTCGGGCTGAGCGACTACTACCTCGAGCTGTCGACGCGCGACGACTCGGACAAGTTCATCGGGTCCGACGCGGAGTGGGCGGTCGCGACGCAGGTCCTGGAGGACGTCGCCACCCGCTCGGGCATCGAGCTGGTGCCCGACCCGGGCGGCGCGGCCTACTACGGCCCGAAGATCTCCGTGCAGATCCGCGACGCCATCGGCCGCAGCTGGCAGATGTCGACCATCCAGTACGACTTCAACCAGCCCGCACGGTTCGGGCTGGAATACCAGGCCTCCGACGGCACCCGGCAGCAGCCGGTGATGATCCACTCGGCCAAGTTCGGCTCGATCGAGCGGTTCATCGGGGTCCTCGTCGAGCACTACGCCGGCGCCTTCCCGCCCTGGCTGGCCCCGCTCCAGGTGGTGGGGATCCCGGTCGCCGACGAGTTCGCGGACTACCTCGAGGAGGTCTTCGCCGGCCTCCGGAAGGCGGGGGTCCGGGCCGAGGTCGACCACTCCGACGACCGGATGCAGAAGAAGATCCGGACGGCCCAGAAGGCGAAGGTGCCCTACCAGCTGATCGCCGGGGGCGAGGACCGCGACGCGGGGGCGGTGTCGTTCCGCTACCGCGACGGGACCCAGAAGAACGGCGTCCCGGTGGCCGAGGCCGTCGCCGAGATCACCGACGCGATCGCCCGCCGCACCCAGGTCTGA
- a CDS encoding HIT family protein — MRGQGSEEDGKGVEVEDAVHLPGEPDGFERLWTPHRMVYIGGQDKPATPDADACPFCRIPQGEDREGLVVHRGELAFVVLNLYPYSPGHLLVCPYRHVADYTDLTDAETVEVAALSQQAMRAVRAASAPHGFNLGLNQGAVAGAGIAAHLHQHVVPRWAGDANFLPVIGQTKALPQLLDDTWQVVTAAWEQLGPSTGSGHR; from the coding sequence GTGCGTGGTCAGGGGTCCGAGGAGGACGGCAAGGGGGTGGAGGTGGAGGACGCGGTCCACCTGCCGGGCGAGCCGGACGGTTTCGAGCGGCTCTGGACGCCGCACCGGATGGTCTACATCGGCGGCCAGGACAAGCCGGCGACGCCCGACGCCGACGCGTGCCCCTTCTGCCGGATCCCCCAGGGCGAGGACCGCGAGGGCCTCGTCGTGCACCGGGGCGAGCTCGCCTTCGTCGTCCTCAACCTGTACCCGTACTCGCCGGGCCACCTGCTCGTCTGCCCCTACCGGCACGTCGCGGACTACACCGACCTGACCGACGCCGAGACGGTGGAGGTGGCGGCGCTCAGCCAGCAGGCCATGCGCGCCGTCCGGGCCGCCAGCGCCCCGCACGGCTTCAACCTGGGGCTCAACCAGGGGGCGGTGGCCGGGGCGGGGATCGCCGCGCACCTGCACCAGCACGTCGTCCCCCGCTGGGCCGGCGACGCGAACTTCCTGCCGGTCATCGGGCAGACCAAGGCCCTCCCGCAGCTCCTCGACGACACGTGGCAGGTCGTCACCGCCGCGTGGGAACAGCTCGGCCCTTCGACAGGCTCAGGACACCGCTGA